A DNA window from Streptomyces canus contains the following coding sequences:
- a CDS encoding ABC transporter substrate-binding protein, translating into MRSTSSTNRKPRSANRASAKTAAAALAAALALSLAACGGDDDKSSDTGATGGKETGTSLTLPKLNGQSLQVAAVWSGEEQANFKKVLAEFEKRTGAKVTFVPAQDPIVNFLGSKVAGGQPPDIAMLPQPGAIKQAVDKKWAKPLGTEAKAELAKNYSQGWQDIGKIGGTQYGVYYKAANKSLIWYNAKVFENAGATEPKTWDELLTTAQTVYDSGVTPFSVGGAEGWTLTDWFENIYLSQAGPDKYDQLAKHEIKWTDPSVKDALTTLAQVWGKKDYVAGGAKGALQTDFPASVTQTFTGGDQPKAAMVYEGDFAQVNIQTAKAKVGTDAKVFPFPKVGDTAPVVSGGDAAVILKDSKAAQALATFLASPDAATIQAKLGGYLSPNKSVDISAYPNPVQQKIAKALIDSGDDFRFDMSDQAPQAFGGTPGKGEWKALQDFLTNPKDVAGTQAKLEADAAAAYGN; encoded by the coding sequence ATGCGCAGCACGAGCAGCACCAACCGGAAGCCCAGGTCAGCGAACAGGGCTTCCGCGAAAACGGCGGCCGCCGCCCTCGCGGCAGCCCTCGCCCTCTCACTCGCCGCATGCGGCGGAGACGACGACAAGAGCAGTGACACGGGCGCGACAGGTGGCAAGGAGACAGGCACCAGCCTCACCCTGCCCAAGCTGAACGGCCAGAGCCTCCAGGTCGCCGCCGTCTGGAGCGGCGAGGAGCAGGCCAACTTCAAGAAGGTCCTCGCGGAGTTCGAGAAGCGCACCGGTGCCAAGGTGACCTTCGTGCCCGCCCAGGACCCGATCGTCAACTTCCTGGGCTCGAAGGTCGCGGGCGGTCAGCCGCCGGACATCGCGATGCTTCCGCAGCCGGGTGCCATCAAGCAGGCCGTGGACAAGAAGTGGGCCAAGCCCCTCGGCACCGAGGCCAAGGCCGAGCTCGCCAAGAACTACTCGCAGGGCTGGCAGGACATCGGCAAGATCGGCGGCACCCAGTACGGCGTCTACTACAAGGCCGCCAACAAGTCCCTGATCTGGTACAACGCCAAGGTCTTCGAGAACGCGGGCGCCACCGAGCCGAAGACCTGGGACGAACTGCTCACCACCGCCCAGACGGTCTACGACTCGGGTGTGACCCCGTTCTCCGTGGGCGGCGCCGAGGGCTGGACCCTGACGGACTGGTTCGAGAACATCTATCTCTCCCAGGCCGGCCCGGACAAGTACGACCAGCTGGCCAAGCACGAGATCAAGTGGACGGACCCGTCCGTGAAGGACGCGCTGACCACGCTGGCCCAGGTATGGGGCAAGAAGGACTATGTCGCGGGCGGCGCGAAGGGCGCGCTGCAGACGGACTTCCCGGCCTCGGTGACGCAGACCTTCACCGGCGGCGACCAGCCCAAGGCGGCGATGGTCTACGAGGGCGACTTCGCACAGGTCAACATCCAGACGGCCAAGGCGAAGGTCGGCACGGACGCGAAGGTGTTCCCGTTCCCGAAGGTCGGTGACACCGCCCCCGTGGTCTCCGGCGGCGACGCGGCCGTGATCCTGAAGGACTCCAAGGCGGCGCAGGCGCTGGCGACCTTCCTGGCCTCGCCCGACGCGGCGACGATCCAGGCCAAGCTGGGCGGCTATCTCTCGCCGAACAAGAGCGTGGACATCTCGGCGTATCCGAACCCGGTGCAGCAGAAGATCGCCAAGGCGCTGATCGACTCCGGCGACGACTTCCGCTTCGACATGTCCGACCAGGCCCCGCAGGCCTTCGGCGGCACCCCCGGCAAGGGCGAGTGGAAGGCCCTCCAGGACTTCCTGACGAACCCGAAGGACGTCGCGGGCACGCAGGCCAAGCTGGAGGCCGACGCGGCGGCCGCCTACGGGAACTGA
- a CDS encoding carbohydrate ABC transporter permease, with translation MTSATEAGVPPAPASPKSRKSVTGTRKTVAVLFLLPALVLLGALVVYPIGYSIVRSFYNQSGDGFAGFDNYKALFTDDGIRTALKNNIIWVVFAPTIATALGLIFAVLTERVRWGTAFKLVVFMPMAISMLAAGIIFRLVYDQDPDKGFANAVWVGVHDTFSQSSAFPKAHPGRESPLVAQGGGFITRTPVHTGGTVTLPLVGVAPDQMPGDAKKAVAPQADPGRITGTTWQDFTRGKGVGKLGGVDPTELGYPGMKIEAVKDGKVVETAKAGDDGTFSFSEKADGARLRLPASNFKEAYNGLDWLGPSLVTPAIIGSYIWMWAGFAMVLIAAGLAGIPRELLEAARVDGASEWQVFRRVTVPLLAPVLAVVTVTLMINVLKIFDLVFIIAPGSSQDDANVLALELYRKGFAEDQPGIASAISVFLLLLVIPVMWFNIRRLRREVRR, from the coding sequence ATGACCTCGGCCACCGAGGCAGGGGTCCCTCCGGCCCCTGCCTCCCCCAAGTCGCGCAAGAGCGTGACCGGCACGCGAAAGACCGTGGCAGTGCTGTTCCTGCTGCCCGCCCTCGTGCTGCTGGGCGCGCTCGTGGTCTACCCGATCGGGTACTCGATCGTCCGCAGCTTCTACAACCAGTCCGGCGACGGTTTCGCCGGATTCGACAACTACAAGGCCCTGTTCACCGACGACGGCATCCGTACGGCCCTGAAGAACAACATCATCTGGGTGGTGTTCGCGCCGACGATCGCCACCGCGCTCGGGCTGATCTTCGCGGTGCTGACCGAACGGGTGCGCTGGGGAACGGCGTTCAAGCTGGTCGTCTTCATGCCGATGGCGATCTCGATGCTGGCGGCCGGCATCATCTTCCGGCTCGTCTACGACCAGGACCCGGACAAGGGTTTCGCGAACGCGGTGTGGGTGGGCGTGCACGACACGTTCAGTCAGTCCTCGGCGTTCCCGAAGGCGCACCCGGGCCGTGAGTCACCGCTGGTGGCTCAGGGGGGCGGGTTCATCACCAGGACGCCGGTCCACACCGGCGGCACGGTCACCCTGCCCCTGGTGGGTGTCGCCCCTGACCAGATGCCCGGCGACGCGAAGAAGGCCGTGGCGCCGCAGGCGGACCCGGGCAGGATCACCGGGACGACCTGGCAGGACTTCACGCGCGGCAAGGGGGTCGGCAAGCTCGGCGGGGTCGACCCGACCGAACTCGGCTACCCCGGCATGAAGATCGAGGCGGTCAAGGACGGCAAGGTCGTCGAGACGGCGAAGGCCGGTGACGACGGCACGTTCTCCTTCTCGGAGAAGGCCGACGGGGCCCGACTGCGGCTTCCGGCGAGCAACTTCAAGGAGGCCTACAACGGGCTGGACTGGCTCGGCCCGTCGCTGGTGACGCCGGCGATCATCGGGTCGTACATCTGGATGTGGGCCGGTTTCGCGATGGTGCTGATCGCGGCCGGGCTCGCGGGCATCCCCCGCGAACTCCTGGAGGCCGCCCGGGTCGACGGCGCGAGCGAGTGGCAGGTCTTCCGCAGGGTCACGGTCCCGCTTCTCGCGCCCGTTCTCGCGGTCGTCACCGTGACCCTGATGATCAACGTCCTGAAGATCTTCGACCTGGTCTTCATCATCGCCCCGGGCTCCTCGCAGGACGACGCGAACGTCCTCGCCCTGGAGCTGTACCGCAAGGGCTTCGCCGAGGACCAGCCGGGCATCGCGAGCGCCATCTCGGTGTTCCTGCTGCTGCTGGTGATCCCGGTGATGTGGTTCAACATTCGTCGGCTCAGGCGGGAGGTACGGCGATGA
- a CDS encoding carbohydrate ABC transporter permease: protein MTTQAERLPETAPTDGVKAKQSLGSRLVERVSGGLISVVLVLVGLFWLVPTIGLLISSLRTPQDLAATGWWKVFTEPSQMTLDSYDKLLHNSDITGSIVNTVLITVPATVLVIVIGALAGYAFAWMEFPGRDWWFMGVVGLLVVPVQVALIPIAELFGKLGLFGNIFGVILFHTGFGLPFAVFLLRNFFAEIPRELLEAARLDGAGELRLFTRVVMPLGGPAIASLGIFQFLWVWNDMLIALVFTDADSQPITVALQTQMRAFADNVDVLAPGAFISMVIPLLVFFAFQRQFVSGVMAGAVK, encoded by the coding sequence ATGACCACTCAGGCCGAAAGGCTTCCCGAGACGGCACCGACCGACGGGGTGAAGGCGAAGCAGTCGCTCGGCTCACGGCTCGTCGAACGCGTCAGCGGCGGCCTGATCAGCGTCGTCCTCGTCCTCGTCGGCCTGTTCTGGCTGGTGCCGACGATCGGGCTGCTGATCTCCTCGCTGCGCACCCCGCAGGACCTCGCCGCGACCGGCTGGTGGAAGGTCTTCACCGAGCCGTCCCAGATGACCCTCGACAGCTACGACAAGCTGCTCCACAACAGCGACATCACCGGCTCCATCGTCAACACCGTGCTGATCACGGTCCCGGCGACGGTCCTGGTGATCGTCATCGGCGCGCTCGCGGGCTACGCGTTCGCGTGGATGGAATTCCCGGGCCGAGACTGGTGGTTCATGGGCGTGGTCGGTCTGCTGGTGGTGCCGGTGCAGGTGGCGCTGATCCCCATCGCCGAACTCTTCGGCAAGCTGGGCCTGTTCGGCAACATCTTCGGGGTGATCCTCTTCCACACGGGCTTCGGTCTGCCCTTCGCGGTGTTCCTGCTGCGGAACTTCTTCGCGGAGATCCCCCGCGAACTCCTGGAGGCGGCAAGGCTCGACGGCGCGGGTGAACTGCGCCTGTTCACCAGGGTGGTGATGCCGCTCGGCGGGCCCGCGATCGCGAGCCTGGGCATCTTCCAGTTCCTGTGGGTGTGGAACGACATGCTGATCGCCCTGGTGTTCACGGACGCCGACAGCCAGCCGATCACGGTCGCCCTGCAGACCCAGATGCGCGCCTTCGCCGACAACGTCGACGTCCTGGCACCGGGTGCGTTCATCTCCATGGTGATCCCGCTGCTCGTGTTCTTCGCGTTCCAGCGGCAGTTCGTGTCCGGCGTGATGGCGGGCGCGGTCAAGTAG
- a CDS encoding bifunctional glycosyltransferase/CDP-glycerol:glycerophosphate glycerophosphotransferase encodes MPRLSVIVPAYEVQAYLPACLESVLSQSYEDLELLVVDDRSPDACGEIADEFAARDPRVRTVHLARNKGLGPARNAGISEATGDYLVFLDGDDTLTPHALRAIADRLKETGEPDVLLYDHALAPWSGETVRNAFSGQLTEQGPAPFLLEDRPGLLWAQTVAWNKAYRREFVESGGFAFPSGHHADTPWTYPVLMTAESIATLDRVCVHHRQRRRSRALGTAGHFDIFDQYDRVFAHVGSRPELARWRPVLFRRMVDDLWAVFAGRDRLPRGSRAEFLRRARDHYRAHRTPGHPVPVRSWPRHKVIHLGLYRTYRVVELAQRLRQRATRPVRRLTRALHAAALRLHYRVQLRLPLREDRAVFAAYGGRGHGCNPGALEEAFRAFAPHIRTAWIARPEHHHTIPTATLRLRPGTAAYWTALARSKYLVNNTDFDRRLVKRPGQVLVQTHHGTPLKHMGLDLQERPAAAGHLDFDEMLSGVDQWDYLVSPNRHATLTWERVYPGGYTMLPYGYPRNDVFQRATSEDVRRLRESLGIPAGSVAILYAPTHRDYRRTQRATLDLDRLLLRLGPRFVVLARAHHRHGGPLVSPATGRVIDVSDHPSVESLCLASDALVTDYSSLMFDYANLDRPIVIHADDREAYEAARGTYFDLRTFAPGAVARSEDELTDIFATGHWRGSRSTQLRSAFRARFCPYDDGRAAERVVRHVVLGETELPPVIPLAERHPVPSAAAALDRFPLATVPLPATGVPVTETH; translated from the coding sequence GTGCCCAGGTTGAGTGTCATCGTCCCCGCGTACGAGGTTCAGGCATACCTGCCCGCATGCCTGGAATCGGTGCTGTCACAGTCGTACGAAGATCTGGAACTGCTCGTGGTCGACGACCGCTCGCCGGACGCGTGCGGCGAGATCGCCGACGAGTTCGCGGCCCGCGATCCACGTGTCCGGACGGTCCACCTGGCGCGGAACAAGGGGCTCGGTCCCGCCCGCAACGCGGGGATCTCGGAGGCCACAGGCGACTACCTGGTCTTCCTGGACGGCGACGACACGCTCACCCCGCACGCGCTGCGGGCGATCGCCGACCGGCTGAAGGAGACCGGCGAACCGGACGTCCTGCTCTACGACCACGCCCTCGCCCCCTGGTCGGGCGAGACCGTCCGCAACGCTTTCAGCGGGCAGCTCACCGAGCAGGGCCCGGCCCCCTTCCTCCTGGAGGACCGCCCGGGGCTGCTGTGGGCGCAGACGGTGGCCTGGAACAAGGCGTACCGCAGGGAGTTCGTCGAAAGCGGGGGCTTCGCCTTCCCGTCCGGCCACCACGCGGACACCCCCTGGACCTACCCGGTCCTGATGACCGCCGAGTCGATCGCCACCCTGGACCGGGTCTGCGTCCACCACCGACAGCGCCGACGGAGCCGGGCCCTCGGCACGGCCGGCCACTTCGACATCTTCGACCAGTACGACAGGGTCTTCGCCCACGTCGGCTCGCGCCCCGAACTCGCGCGGTGGCGGCCGGTGTTGTTCCGCCGCATGGTGGACGACCTCTGGGCGGTGTTCGCCGGGCGGGACCGTCTCCCGCGCGGCAGCCGCGCCGAGTTCCTGCGGCGGGCCCGCGACCACTACCGCGCCCACCGCACCCCGGGCCACCCGGTCCCGGTGCGCTCCTGGCCGCGCCACAAGGTGATCCACCTGGGCCTGTACCGCACCTACCGGGTCGTGGAACTGGCCCAGCGGCTCAGGCAGCGGGCCACCAGGCCGGTCCGCCGCCTCACCAGGGCGCTGCACGCGGCGGCCCTCCGGCTCCACTACCGCGTCCAGCTGCGCCTCCCCCTGCGCGAGGACCGGGCCGTCTTCGCCGCGTACGGGGGTCGCGGCCACGGCTGCAACCCGGGCGCGCTGGAGGAGGCGTTCCGCGCCTTCGCCCCGCACATCCGCACCGCGTGGATCGCCCGTCCCGAGCACCACCACACGATCCCGACCGCGACTCTCAGGCTGCGCCCCGGCACGGCCGCCTACTGGACGGCGCTCGCCCGCTCCAAGTACCTGGTGAACAACACCGACTTCGACCGCCGTCTGGTCAAACGCCCCGGCCAGGTCCTCGTCCAGACCCACCACGGCACTCCCCTCAAGCACATGGGCCTGGACCTCCAGGAACGCCCGGCGGCGGCAGGTCACTTGGACTTCGACGAGATGCTGAGCGGCGTCGACCAGTGGGACTACCTTGTGTCCCCCAACCGCCACGCCACCCTGACCTGGGAACGCGTCTACCCCGGCGGCTACACCATGCTTCCCTACGGCTATCCCCGCAACGACGTGTTCCAGCGGGCGACTTCGGAGGACGTACGAAGGCTGCGCGAGTCCCTCGGCATTCCGGCGGGGTCGGTCGCGATCCTGTACGCGCCGACCCACCGCGACTACCGCCGCACCCAGCGCGCCACTCTCGACCTGGACCGCCTCCTGCTCCGTCTGGGCCCCCGCTTCGTCGTGCTGGCCCGCGCCCACCACCGCCACGGCGGCCCGCTCGTCTCCCCCGCGACCGGCCGGGTCATCGACGTCAGCGACCACCCGAGCGTCGAGTCCCTGTGTCTGGCCTCGGACGCCCTGGTCACCGACTACTCGTCCCTGATGTTCGACTACGCCAACCTGGACCGCCCGATCGTGATCCACGCCGACGACCGGGAGGCGTACGAGGCGGCCCGTGGCACCTACTTCGACCTGCGGACCTTCGCGCCGGGCGCGGTCGCGCGCAGCGAGGACGAACTGACCGACATCTTCGCCACCGGCCACTGGCGCGGTTCCCGCTCCACCCAGCTGCGCTCGGCGTTCCGAGCGCGCTTCTGCCCGTACGACGACGGCCGCGCCGCCGAGCGGGTCGTACGCCATGTCGTCCTGGGCGAGACCGAGTTGCCCCCGGTGATCCCGCTCGCCGAGCGCCATCCGGTGCCGTCGGCGGCGGCGGCGCTCGACCGCTTCCCGTTGGCCACCGTGCCCCTTCCCGCGACGGGCGTGCCCGTCACCGAGACCCACTAG
- the galE gene encoding UDP-glucose 4-epimerase GalE: MTWLITGGAGYIGAHVVRAMTEAGEQAVVYDDLSTGVAERVPDDVPLVVGSTLDAERVAHTLADHEVTGVVHLAAKKQVGESVELPLHYYRENVEGLRVLLEAATAAGVPSFVFSSSAAVYGMPDVPLVTEETPCAPMSPYGETKLAGEWLVRATGRATGLSTACLRYFNVAGAASPELADTGVFNIVPMVFEKLTANAAPRIFGDDYDTADGTCVRDYIHVADLAEAHVAAARALQSSPGRDLTVNIGRGEGVSVREMIDHINALTGYDRPPTVVPRRPGDPARVVASADLAATELGWKAKHDVQDMITSAWEGWVRRHPEAARG; this comes from the coding sequence ATGACCTGGCTGATCACCGGCGGCGCCGGCTACATCGGGGCGCACGTCGTGAGGGCGATGACCGAGGCGGGCGAGCAGGCGGTCGTGTACGACGACCTGTCCACCGGCGTCGCCGAGCGCGTGCCGGACGACGTGCCGCTGGTGGTGGGTTCCACGCTGGATGCCGAGCGCGTCGCGCACACCCTGGCGGACCACGAGGTCACCGGCGTGGTCCATCTCGCGGCGAAGAAGCAGGTCGGCGAGTCGGTGGAACTGCCGCTGCACTACTACCGGGAGAACGTCGAGGGCCTGCGCGTCCTCCTGGAAGCGGCGACGGCGGCCGGGGTCCCCTCCTTCGTCTTCTCGTCCTCCGCGGCGGTGTACGGCATGCCGGACGTCCCGCTGGTGACGGAGGAGACCCCGTGCGCGCCGATGTCCCCGTACGGCGAGACCAAGCTGGCCGGTGAGTGGCTGGTCCGCGCGACCGGCCGCGCGACAGGCCTCTCCACGGCCTGCCTCCGCTACTTCAACGTGGCGGGAGCGGCGAGCCCCGAGCTGGCCGACACGGGCGTCTTCAACATCGTCCCGATGGTCTTCGAGAAGCTCACGGCCAACGCGGCCCCGCGCATCTTCGGCGACGACTACGACACCGCCGACGGCACCTGCGTCCGCGACTACATCCACGTCGCCGACCTGGCCGAGGCCCATGTGGCCGCCGCCCGGGCCCTGCAGTCCTCTCCCGGCCGCGATCTCACCGTCAACATCGGCCGCGGCGAGGGTGTCTCCGTCCGCGAGATGATCGATCACATCAACGCCCTCACCGGCTACGACCGCCCCCCGACGGTCGTTCCCCGCCGCCCCGGAGACCCGGCCCGAGTCGTCGCCTCGGCCGACCTGGCAGCCACAGAACTCGGCTGGAAGGCCAAACACGACGTCCAGGACATGATCACGTCGGCCTGGGAGGGATGGGTACGGCGGCATCCGGAGGCGGCCCGGGGGTAG
- a CDS encoding MarR family winged helix-turn-helix transcriptional regulator, producing the protein MDTSPTAAPATTDWLRLDQQICFSLNAASRAFGSVYRVILKDLGITYPQYLVMLVLWEHGDLPVKKLGEHLRLDSGTLSPLLKRLEAAGLVRRERSARDERSVEVRLTEQGVALRERAVQVPRRIVSATSFDVDEIRDLRARLDQLTAALDAAVHAELPDEN; encoded by the coding sequence ATGGACACGTCCCCGACCGCTGCTCCGGCCACCACCGACTGGCTCCGCCTGGACCAGCAGATCTGTTTCTCCCTGAACGCGGCCTCCCGTGCCTTCGGCAGCGTCTACCGCGTGATCCTCAAGGACCTGGGGATCACCTACCCGCAGTACCTGGTGATGCTGGTGCTGTGGGAGCACGGCGACCTGCCCGTCAAGAAGCTCGGCGAGCACCTGCGGCTCGACTCGGGCACCCTGTCCCCGCTCCTCAAGCGACTGGAGGCGGCAGGCCTGGTCCGGCGCGAGCGCAGTGCCCGCGACGAGCGCTCGGTGGAGGTGCGGCTCACCGAGCAGGGCGTCGCCCTGCGCGAGCGCGCGGTGCAGGTGCCGCGGCGGATCGTCTCGGCGACCAGCTTCGACGTGGACGAGATCCGCGACCTGCGGGCCCGCCTGGACCAGCTCACCGCGGCGCTGGACGCGGCGGTGCACGCCGAGCTGCCCGACGAGAACTGA
- a CDS encoding organic hydroperoxide resistance protein, which yields MDALYTAVATATHGRDGRAYTNDGKIDVALAPPVELGGNGQGTNPEQLFAAGYAACFGSALGLVGRQAKVDVSDAAVTAEVGIGKQGEGFGLKVALRVELPDSVDAETGRKLVEQAHQVCPYSNATRGNIEVELVIE from the coding sequence ATGGACGCGCTCTACACCGCTGTCGCCACCGCCACCCACGGCCGGGACGGCCGGGCCTACACGAACGACGGCAAGATCGACGTCGCGCTGGCCCCGCCGGTGGAGCTGGGCGGCAACGGACAGGGCACCAACCCGGAGCAGCTGTTCGCCGCTGGTTACGCCGCCTGTTTCGGCAGCGCCCTCGGTCTCGTCGGCCGCCAGGCCAAGGTGGACGTCAGTGACGCTGCCGTCACCGCCGAGGTCGGCATAGGCAAGCAGGGCGAGGGCTTCGGCCTCAAGGTCGCCCTCCGCGTCGAGCTGCCCGACTCCGTGGACGCGGAGACCGGCCGCAAGCTCGTCGAGCAGGCCCACCAGGTCTGCCCCTACTCCAACGCCACCCGCGGCAACATCGAGGTCGAGCTCGTCATCGAGTAG
- a CDS encoding dihydrofolate reductase family protein, giving the protein MRTLISTAFISLDGVVEAPGGEPGYRNSGWTFKEVEFLPEAFDIKGREQKEATAMLMGRTSYEAFSPVWPGMEDFADYKVMPKYVVSTTLTEDDLVSNWGETTILRSLDEVAALKETEGGPIIVHGSAALNQSLSDAGLIDRYHLLVFPLLLGAGKRLFSATDKDTQKLKLVEHEAYANGLQKNVFDVVR; this is encoded by the coding sequence ATGCGTACCCTGATCAGCACTGCCTTCATCTCGCTCGACGGCGTTGTGGAGGCCCCGGGCGGCGAGCCCGGTTACCGGAACTCCGGGTGGACCTTCAAGGAGGTTGAGTTCCTGCCCGAGGCGTTCGACATCAAGGGCCGGGAGCAGAAGGAAGCCACCGCGATGTTGATGGGCCGTACCAGCTACGAGGCGTTCAGCCCGGTGTGGCCTGGCATGGAGGATTTCGCCGACTACAAGGTGATGCCGAAGTACGTTGTTTCCACCACGCTCACCGAGGACGACCTGGTGTCGAATTGGGGCGAGACGACGATCCTGCGCTCGCTCGACGAGGTCGCCGCGCTGAAGGAGACCGAGGGCGGCCCGATCATCGTGCACGGCAGCGCCGCCCTGAACCAGAGCCTTTCGGACGCCGGCCTGATCGACCGCTACCACCTGCTCGTCTTCCCGCTCCTGCTCGGTGCGGGAAAGCGTCTGTTCAGCGCCACGGACAAGGACACCCAGAAGCTGAAACTGGTCGAGCATGAGGCGTACGCCAACGGCCTGCAAAAGAACGTCTTCGATGTCGTCCGCTGA
- a CDS encoding Crp/Fnr family transcriptional regulator, whose protein sequence is MRAHVFRLLAAQARTQQERLTDTATLPCEARLAAWLLDGLSRDGTDGHVPLPGGQRELADLLGVTRVTVNRALSRLRRDGLIGPTENGGGRIRVLAPELLALRAAPYTRHGR, encoded by the coding sequence GTGCGCGCCCACGTCTTCCGGCTCCTCGCCGCCCAGGCACGCACCCAGCAGGAACGACTCACCGACACGGCCACCCTTCCCTGCGAGGCCCGCCTCGCGGCCTGGCTGCTGGACGGACTCAGCCGGGACGGAACCGACGGCCATGTCCCCCTCCCCGGCGGTCAGCGCGAACTCGCCGACCTGCTCGGAGTCACCCGCGTCACGGTCAACCGTGCGCTGTCCCGGCTCAGGCGGGACGGACTCATCGGCCCCACGGAGAACGGCGGCGGCCGGATCCGGGTGCTCGCCCCCGAACTCCTCGCCCTGCGCGCGGCGCCGTATACCCGCCACGGCCGCTGA
- a CDS encoding TetR/AcrR family transcriptional regulator has product MLVRMTTNADAPPTRPRRRAPAGAAVLREDVTEAIRAAVFEELAAAGYARMSIEGIARRAGVGKTAVYRRWRSKLHLVLDVVSEIAVMGLPVPDTGSLEDDLRMLYEVTSRALRHPVASQVIPDLQAEAARNPEIAEALQNALQKGQEGVANKIITAAEQRGELRTGFNDELALDLISGPLYWRSVVIRSPKLPKGYLAALARATTEALKAL; this is encoded by the coding sequence ATGCTGGTCCGCATGACGACCAACGCCGACGCGCCGCCGACCCGTCCGCGCCGCCGTGCCCCGGCAGGAGCCGCCGTCCTCCGTGAGGATGTGACGGAAGCCATTCGGGCGGCCGTCTTCGAGGAGCTCGCGGCCGCCGGATACGCACGGATGTCGATCGAGGGCATCGCGCGCCGCGCGGGCGTCGGCAAGACCGCGGTCTACCGCCGCTGGCGTTCCAAGCTGCACCTGGTCCTCGACGTCGTCTCGGAGATCGCGGTGATGGGCCTGCCGGTACCGGACACGGGCTCGCTCGAGGACGACCTGCGGATGCTGTACGAGGTGACGTCCCGGGCGCTGCGCCACCCGGTGGCCTCGCAGGTCATTCCGGACCTGCAGGCCGAGGCGGCCCGCAACCCCGAGATCGCCGAGGCCCTGCAGAACGCGTTGCAGAAGGGCCAGGAGGGCGTCGCCAACAAGATCATCACGGCGGCGGAGCAGCGCGGCGAGCTCCGCACGGGCTTCAACGACGAGCTGGCCCTCGACCTGATCTCCGGCCCTCTGTACTGGCGCTCGGTGGTGATCCGCAGCCCGAAGCTGCCGAAGGGATACCTCGCGGCACTGGCGCGGGCGACGACGGAGGCGCTGAAGGCCCTCTGA
- a CDS encoding ABC transporter permease codes for MSQVLDTPPPTAPPTDDDLAALAARHGLAVSGARPSLPEYVRQLWARRHFITAFSTAKLTAQYSQAKLGQVWQVMTPLLNAAVYYFIFGVLLGTKRNVPDYVPFLVTGVFIWTFTQSSIMAGTRAISGNLGLVRALHFPRAALPISFALQQLQQLLFSMAALVVILLCFGVPLAASWLLAIPALVLQSTFNAGVSMIMARMGAKTPDIAQLMPFVLRTWMYVSGVMWSIDKLAKGHHDWPSWVVPVLQANPAAVYIDLMRYSLIDSFHASQLPHHVWALAVGWALVAGVGGFIYFWKAEETYGRG; via the coding sequence GTGAGCCAGGTCCTCGACACACCGCCCCCGACAGCGCCCCCGACCGACGACGACCTCGCGGCCCTGGCCGCGCGGCACGGTCTCGCGGTCAGCGGCGCCCGTCCCTCGCTGCCGGAGTACGTCCGCCAGTTGTGGGCGCGGCGCCACTTCATCACCGCGTTCTCGACCGCCAAGCTCACTGCGCAGTACAGCCAGGCGAAGCTGGGCCAGGTCTGGCAGGTCATGACCCCGCTGCTGAACGCGGCGGTGTACTACTTCATCTTCGGCGTGCTGCTGGGCACCAAGAGGAACGTGCCGGACTACGTCCCGTTCCTGGTCACGGGCGTGTTCATCTGGACGTTCACGCAGAGCTCGATCATGGCGGGCACCCGCGCGATCTCCGGCAACCTCGGCCTCGTGCGCGCCCTGCACTTCCCGCGGGCCGCGCTGCCGATCTCGTTCGCCCTCCAGCAGCTCCAGCAGCTGCTCTTCTCGATGGCCGCCCTGGTCGTCATCCTGCTCTGCTTCGGTGTGCCTCTCGCCGCGTCCTGGCTGCTGGCGATCCCGGCGCTGGTCCTTCAGTCCACGTTCAACGCGGGCGTCTCGATGATCATGGCGCGGATGGGCGCCAAGACGCCGGACATCGCGCAGCTGATGCCGTTCGTCCTGCGCACCTGGATGTACGTCTCCGGCGTGATGTGGAGCATCGACAAGCTGGCCAAGGGCCACCACGACTGGCCGTCCTGGGTGGTCCCCGTCCTCCAGGCCAACCCGGCCGCCGTCTACATCGACCTGATGCGCTACTCCCTGATCGACAGCTTCCACGCCAGTCAGCTGCCCCACCACGTGTGGGCGCTCGCGGTGGGCTGGGCGCTGGTCGCCGGCGTCGGCGGCTTCATCTACTTCTGGAAGGCTGAGGAGACGTACGGCCGTGGCTGA